From the Solibacillus sp. FSL R5-0449 genome, one window contains:
- a CDS encoding L-cystine transporter gives MDLYVLLNIALLLVVIAFLYFLKTKHVKFSNRVFVALGLGILLGAVLQIAYGAGADAINETVPWYNIVGTGYVKLLQMIAMPLVFISILAAFTKVTFGKNLGKSAAVILSVLIGTTAVAAGLGITSTVLFDLDASQIMQGEAEIARGESLVERSAEVTPLPEQILSMFPANPFADLTGSRATSTIGVVIFAAFLGFSYLTLRRKEEETAANVKKGVDALYGLIMGVVRIILRLTPYGVAAIMARTVATSDFGAIMDLGKFILASYVALIAMFILHLIIVSLTGLSPLTYVKKTAEVLLFAFTSRSSAGALPLNIQTQTKRLGVPDGIANFAASFGLSIGQNGCAGVYPAMLAVMIAPTVGIDPLTPGFIATLILIVAISSFGVAGVGGGATFAAIIVLSAMDLPIALAGVLISVEPLIDMGRTALNVSGSMVSGVVSSRATKELDTTIYNESADKQLVQ, from the coding sequence TTGGATTTATACGTATTGCTTAATATTGCTTTGCTATTAGTCGTAATTGCGTTTTTATACTTCCTTAAAACGAAGCATGTTAAGTTTTCAAATCGTGTTTTTGTCGCCTTAGGATTAGGTATTTTGCTTGGGGCCGTTTTACAAATTGCTTATGGGGCGGGAGCAGATGCCATTAATGAAACTGTTCCATGGTATAACATCGTCGGTACCGGCTATGTAAAATTACTTCAGATGATTGCGATGCCTTTAGTATTCATCTCAATATTAGCGGCATTTACAAAAGTTACATTTGGTAAAAACTTAGGGAAGTCAGCAGCAGTTATTTTATCGGTATTGATCGGTACGACTGCTGTTGCAGCTGGTTTAGGTATTACATCAACAGTTCTGTTTGATTTAGATGCATCTCAAATTATGCAAGGTGAGGCCGAAATAGCTCGTGGGGAGTCATTGGTTGAGCGTTCGGCGGAAGTGACACCTTTACCGGAACAGATCTTATCGATGTTTCCTGCGAATCCATTTGCAGATTTAACAGGATCACGTGCAACATCAACAATTGGGGTTGTAATTTTTGCGGCATTTTTAGGATTTAGTTATTTAACACTCCGTCGAAAAGAAGAAGAAACGGCGGCAAATGTTAAAAAAGGTGTCGATGCACTTTACGGTTTAATTATGGGTGTTGTCCGTATTATTTTACGTTTGACTCCATATGGTGTAGCTGCCATTATGGCACGTACAGTTGCAACAAGTGATTTTGGGGCGATAATGGATTTAGGTAAATTCATCCTTGCTTCATATGTGGCATTGATCGCTATGTTCATCCTGCATTTAATCATTGTTTCATTAACAGGTTTAAGCCCATTGACTTATGTGAAGAAAACAGCAGAAGTATTACTGTTTGCCTTTACTTCACGTTCAAGTGCAGGGGCATTACCGTTAAATATTCAAACACAGACTAAGCGTCTTGGTGTTCCAGATGGTATTGCCAACTTTGCTGCCTCATTTGGTCTTTCAATCGGGCAAAACGGTTGTGCGGGTGTATATCCGGCAATGTTGGCCGTAATGATTGCACCGACAGTTGGTATCGATCCGTTAACACCTGGCTTTATCGCAACATTGATTTTAATTGTGGCGATTAGTTCGTTTGGTGTAGCAGGTGTAGGTGGTGGTGCGACATTCGCAGCCATTATCGTATTATCTGCAATGGACTTACCGATTGCTTTAGCAGGTGTTTTAATTTCGGTAGAACCTTTGATCGACATGGGTCGTACAGCGCTTAATGTAAGCGGGTCAATGGTTTCGGGTGTCGTATCAAGCCGTGCAACAAAAGAGCTCGATACAACAATCTACAATGAATCAGCCGATAAACAATTAGTTCAATAA
- a CDS encoding heavy metal translocating P-type ATPase, whose amino-acid sequence MNNSNRENLSLNEKILEHKELIAALVSGFIILLAWRMESTEQTTAAVIAYLTAFFIGGYAKAKEGIEDTIEDKSLNVEILMIIAAIGSAIIGYWMEGAVLIFIFALSGALETYAMNKNNREISSLMELQPEEAWLVRGGFEPIKVSVKDLKVNDHILVKPGERIPADGEIFKGVSTVDEAAITGESMPITKNVGNEVFAGTVNLNSVLTVKVTKPSTETVFQKIITLVQSAHSEKSPSQQFIERFESVYVKAVLLAVALMMFLPHYLLGWDWTTTLYRAMVLLVVASPCALVASIMPATLSAISNGARNGILVKGGVHLEHLSAIRVLAVDKTGTLTQGTPVVTDFIVRDELDTQQTLALIAGIEGQSNHPLAQAINAFAKKQNVIPPHNITIEDIPGYGMKAQFNEQSYIIGKPDFVGAGLANQFADGALEQLANEGKTVVFLKDHQGIAALIALKDVVRDEAKKAVAALQELGINVAMLTGDNETTAKAIAKEAGVSTYVAECLPETKVEHIKQYQKTSGHVGMVGDGINDAPALATASIGIAMGGGTDVALETADVILMKNDLSKIAHAVKLSRKMQRIVKQNIIFSLTVIALLIISNFFQAISLPIGVIGHEGSTILVILNGLRMLSKNV is encoded by the coding sequence ATGAATAATTCTAATCGAGAAAACTTATCATTAAATGAGAAAATCTTAGAACATAAAGAATTAATTGCTGCATTAGTATCAGGTTTTATCATTTTGCTCGCGTGGCGAATGGAATCTACAGAACAGACGACAGCTGCCGTAATAGCCTATTTAACAGCATTTTTTATCGGTGGCTATGCAAAAGCAAAAGAAGGTATTGAAGATACAATTGAAGATAAGTCTTTAAATGTCGAAATTTTAATGATTATCGCTGCCATTGGTTCAGCCATTATCGGTTACTGGATGGAAGGTGCCGTATTAATCTTTATTTTTGCCTTAAGTGGTGCACTTGAAACATATGCAATGAATAAAAATAATCGTGAAATTTCTTCATTAATGGAGTTACAGCCAGAAGAAGCATGGCTTGTACGAGGCGGATTTGAACCGATTAAAGTTTCTGTAAAAGACCTAAAGGTGAACGACCATATTCTAGTAAAGCCCGGCGAACGTATTCCGGCAGATGGCGAAATTTTCAAAGGTGTCTCAACGGTCGATGAGGCAGCGATTACCGGTGAATCAATGCCGATCACAAAAAATGTAGGGAATGAAGTTTTTGCAGGGACAGTAAATTTAAACAGTGTATTAACTGTAAAAGTAACGAAACCTAGCACCGAAACGGTATTCCAAAAAATCATTACACTTGTTCAATCTGCACATAGTGAAAAATCACCTTCACAACAGTTTATTGAACGTTTTGAAAGTGTTTATGTAAAGGCGGTATTATTGGCCGTAGCACTGATGATGTTTTTACCGCACTATTTACTAGGCTGGGACTGGACGACAACTCTATACCGCGCGATGGTGCTGCTAGTTGTTGCATCTCCTTGTGCGTTAGTTGCTTCTATTATGCCCGCTACCCTTTCAGCAATTTCTAATGGGGCAAGAAACGGGATTCTTGTTAAAGGCGGTGTGCATTTAGAACATTTAAGTGCTATCCGTGTATTAGCTGTCGATAAGACCGGTACATTAACACAAGGAACACCTGTTGTGACAGATTTTATCGTACGTGATGAGTTAGACACACAACAGACGTTGGCTTTAATTGCAGGCATCGAGGGACAATCAAACCACCCCCTTGCACAGGCAATCAACGCATTTGCCAAAAAGCAGAATGTTATCCCACCGCACAATATTACTATTGAAGATATTCCGGGTTACGGGATGAAAGCGCAGTTTAATGAACAGTCCTATATAATCGGGAAACCTGATTTCGTAGGAGCCGGTTTGGCAAATCAATTTGCGGATGGAGCACTCGAACAATTAGCGAATGAAGGTAAAACAGTTGTCTTCCTGAAAGATCATCAGGGCATCGCAGCACTGATCGCCCTAAAAGATGTCGTTCGGGACGAGGCGAAAAAAGCGGTAGCCGCACTGCAAGAACTTGGAATTAATGTCGCGATGCTGACTGGGGACAATGAAACAACCGCAAAAGCGATCGCAAAAGAAGCAGGCGTTTCCACTTATGTAGCGGAGTGCTTGCCGGAAACGAAAGTCGAGCATATTAAACAATATCAAAAAACTTCCGGCCATGTCGGAATGGTTGGCGATGGTATTAATGATGCCCCTGCTCTGGCAACTGCCTCCATCGGTATAGCAATGGGCGGCGGTACAGATGTGGCACTCGAAACAGCGGATGTCATTTTAATGAAAAATGACTTATCTAAAATTGCCCATGCGGTTAAGCTTTCTCGAAAAATGCAGCGTATCGTAAAACAAAACATTATTTTTTCATTAACAGTAATTGCACTGCTGATCATTTCGAACTTTTTCCAAGCGATCAGCCTTCCGATAGGCGTTATCGGCCATGAAGGCAGTACGATTTTAGTTATTTTAAATGGATTACGTATGCTGAGTAAAAATGTTTAA
- a CDS encoding GntP family permease, giving the protein MLFLIILIGVLFIVFATAKLKLHPFLALLISSFFVGIAAGMPLLTVVESINTGFGGLMTSIGIVIVAGTIIGVILERSGAAFRMAEVVLRVIGPKRPQLAMSIIGYIVSIPVFCDSGYIILTSLKKALAKRAGVTIASMAVALATGLYATHVLVPPTPGPIAAAGNIGATDYLGTIILMGLIVAIPATIVGYIWATKVASKIRVDADDEPALDYEDIIKSFGKMPSTFKSFLPIVLPIVLIGAGSIAALVGDPEAGVNMFFRFLGSPTVALILGVFAAFLLLPELSEETLSNWIGEALKEAAPILLITGAGGAFGTVIKNTGVGDKLQEMDLGALATGALFLLIPFLIAAALKTAQGSSTAAIVITSSLIAPMLPTLGIEGAVPLALVVMAIGAGAMTVSHVNDSFFWVITQYSGMKVTDAYKAQTMATLLMGLTTIIVTMALWFVLV; this is encoded by the coding sequence ATGTTGTTTCTAATTATTCTGATTGGTGTGTTGTTCATTGTCTTTGCAACCGCAAAACTAAAGCTGCATCCTTTTCTTGCATTATTAATTAGTTCATTCTTTGTCGGTATTGCAGCAGGTATGCCTTTATTGACAGTTGTAGAGAGTATTAACACAGGTTTTGGAGGCTTGATGACGAGTATCGGTATCGTTATCGTAGCAGGTACGATTATCGGAGTTATATTAGAACGATCCGGTGCTGCATTTCGTATGGCCGAAGTCGTATTAAGGGTGATCGGACCGAAACGTCCGCAATTAGCGATGTCGATCATTGGCTATATTGTATCTATCCCGGTATTTTGCGATTCGGGTTATATTATTTTAACGAGCTTAAAGAAAGCACTCGCTAAACGTGCGGGCGTAACAATTGCTTCAATGGCAGTTGCTTTAGCTACTGGTTTATATGCAACACACGTGCTTGTACCGCCTACACCAGGCCCGATTGCGGCTGCAGGTAATATTGGTGCGACAGATTATTTAGGGACAATTATTTTAATGGGATTAATCGTTGCCATACCAGCAACAATTGTAGGTTATATTTGGGCAACGAAAGTAGCCTCAAAAATCCGGGTTGATGCAGATGATGAACCGGCATTAGATTATGAGGATATTATAAAATCGTTTGGTAAAATGCCTTCTACATTTAAATCATTCTTACCGATTGTGTTACCGATTGTGTTGATCGGTGCTGGTTCAATTGCTGCATTAGTTGGCGATCCGGAAGCAGGGGTTAATATGTTCTTCAGATTCCTCGGTTCACCTACAGTAGCACTTATACTAGGGGTATTTGCTGCATTTTTACTATTGCCTGAACTGAGTGAAGAAACATTATCAAACTGGATTGGTGAAGCATTAAAAGAAGCAGCACCAATTTTATTAATAACAGGTGCCGGTGGGGCATTTGGTACGGTTATAAAAAATACAGGTGTCGGTGATAAATTGCAGGAAATGGATTTAGGTGCATTGGCAACAGGTGCATTATTTTTATTAATTCCGTTTTTAATTGCCGCAGCGTTAAAGACAGCGCAAGGTTCTTCAACAGCAGCAATTGTTATTACATCTTCTTTAATTGCACCGATGCTACCGACTTTAGGAATCGAAGGGGCAGTACCGCTAGCTTTAGTTGTCATGGCGATCGGTGCAGGAGCAATGACAGTAAGCCATGTAAACGACAGTTTCTTCTGGGTCATTACACAATACAGCGGAATGAAAGTAACGGATGCCTATAAAGCACAAACGATGGCAACATTGCTGATGGGATTGACGACAATTATTGTAACAATGGCTTTATGGTTTGTATTGGTTTAA
- a CDS encoding glycerate kinase, translating into MKIIISPDSFKGTLTSGEVTTVIKEAIKRVDSNIETICLPIADGGEGTLDALVKATKGKYLTATVQNPLGKLIEAKYGVLGDGITCVIEMAQASGLTLIDEKEKNPRFATTYGTGQLIQHAMESGYRHFIIGIGGSATNDGGQGMLRALGMKFIGKDGKEILNDVFQFKELEKIDLSSFDTRISESTFMIACDVDNPLIGSNGATSVFGPQKGVKPSDINIFDQNLKHYITIIESQQNVTVRHCAGAGAAGGIGSAFMAFFPHQFKPGVDIVLEAVQFSNHLEYADYVITGEGKSDEQTLSGKAPIGVAKLAQEQGVPTILLSGMVENSHILKTYFHQVESIVSEEISVEQSLNNPSFYLNQKVMDLIKRLL; encoded by the coding sequence ATGAAGATTATTATAAGCCCGGATTCCTTTAAAGGAACATTGACTTCAGGAGAAGTTACAACAGTTATTAAGGAAGCGATTAAAAGGGTGGACAGTAACATTGAAACGATATGTTTACCGATTGCGGATGGCGGTGAAGGAACACTTGATGCATTAGTCAAAGCGACAAAAGGTAAGTATTTGACAGCAACTGTTCAAAATCCTTTAGGGAAACTGATTGAAGCTAAATATGGAGTACTCGGTGACGGAATAACTTGTGTAATAGAAATGGCTCAAGCTTCAGGCTTAACGCTTATCGATGAAAAAGAAAAAAATCCCCGTTTTGCGACAACCTATGGAACGGGTCAACTTATACAGCATGCAATGGAATCAGGATATCGTCACTTCATAATTGGCATCGGGGGTAGCGCTACAAATGATGGTGGCCAAGGAATGCTAAGGGCACTTGGTATGAAGTTCATTGGGAAAGATGGTAAGGAAATTTTAAACGATGTTTTTCAATTTAAGGAACTCGAGAAAATTGATCTGTCTAGTTTCGATACAAGAATTTCTGAAAGTACATTCATGATTGCCTGTGATGTAGATAATCCGTTAATCGGTTCAAATGGGGCTACTTCTGTATTCGGACCACAAAAAGGAGTAAAACCGAGTGATATTAATATATTTGATCAAAATCTAAAACATTATATTACGATAATCGAGTCACAGCAAAACGTAACAGTTCGGCATTGTGCAGGAGCTGGTGCGGCGGGAGGAATTGGATCAGCGTTTATGGCATTTTTTCCGCACCAATTTAAGCCTGGAGTAGATATTGTGCTGGAAGCAGTGCAGTTTTCAAATCATCTGGAATATGCGGATTACGTCATAACAGGTGAAGGGAAATCGGATGAACAGACACTTTCCGGAAAAGCTCCAATAGGGGTTGCTAAGCTGGCTCAAGAACAAGGTGTGCCTACTATTTTGCTTTCAGGAATGGTGGAAAATTCCCATATACTAAAAACCTATTTTCATCAGGTTGAAAGCATTGTGAGTGAAGAAATTTCAGTGGAGCAATCATTGAATAATCCAAGCTTCTATTTGAATCAAAAAGTTATGGATTTAATAAAAAGATTACTATAA
- a CDS encoding sugar diacid recognition domain-containing protein — protein MYKLLTLRLANEIVEQTMLRLKRNVNVMNIDGIILASGDKERVEKFHEGAKYVAETKKTLIISDDNLHEFPQTKHGINLPIFFQEEIVCIIGITGVVDEELLNISSLVQLTAEVLVHQALIESKSEWQRKMSVHIFEELTSGTSINRVIKERIKKLAIPFIAPYCIILLKAEQKTGSHRTLIQYIEDFFYNKPVIFGHFQLDEYFILTTEMDQPTLVKLVEAFNTYIKSKFSIKIAVGEQADTLERLPHSYRTAQLALRHHNTGSKVIYHKEVEVFTLFNPEAAQHYSIKTLNGLDDKLLITLQSFFNNNKSFSATADELQIHRHTLTYRLSQIREYTNLNPTEFHDALKLQIALWHREGLNQ, from the coding sequence GTGTATAAATTGTTAACGTTAAGGCTGGCAAACGAAATTGTAGAGCAAACAATGCTTCGATTAAAGCGTAATGTAAATGTGATGAACATTGACGGTATTATATTGGCTTCCGGTGATAAGGAACGGGTGGAAAAGTTTCACGAAGGTGCAAAGTATGTAGCGGAAACGAAGAAAACACTCATAATTTCAGATGACAATCTACATGAATTCCCCCAAACAAAACATGGGATTAATTTGCCGATCTTCTTTCAGGAGGAAATCGTTTGTATTATTGGAATTACCGGTGTGGTCGATGAGGAGCTGCTAAATATTTCTTCACTAGTTCAGCTAACAGCAGAAGTTTTAGTTCATCAGGCGCTTATCGAATCTAAAAGCGAGTGGCAGCGGAAAATGAGTGTACATATTTTTGAAGAACTGACTAGCGGTACATCCATTAATCGTGTTATAAAAGAACGGATAAAAAAACTGGCTATTCCTTTTATTGCTCCATATTGCATCATATTATTGAAGGCCGAGCAAAAGACTGGTTCCCACCGGACACTTATTCAATATATCGAGGATTTCTTTTATAACAAACCCGTCATATTTGGACATTTTCAGTTGGACGAATATTTTATATTAACGACTGAAATGGATCAGCCTACTCTCGTTAAATTAGTAGAAGCTTTTAATACATATATTAAAAGCAAATTCAGTATAAAAATTGCTGTCGGTGAACAAGCAGATACTCTCGAACGTTTACCGCATTCCTATAGAACAGCACAACTCGCTTTAAGACATCACAATACCGGATCGAAAGTAATTTACCATAAGGAAGTTGAAGTTTTCACGCTGTTTAATCCGGAAGCTGCCCAGCACTACAGTATAAAAACATTAAATGGGCTGGATGATAAATTATTAATTACTTTGCAAAGTTTTTTTAATAATAATAAATCCTTTTCAGCAACTGCCGATGAACTGCAAATACACCGACATACATTAACTTACCGGCTATCTCAAATTAGAGAGTACACGAATTTGAATCCTACGGAGTTTCACGATGCACTAAAACTTCAAATCGCCCTATGGCACCGTGAAGGACTAAATCAATAA
- a CDS encoding YihY/virulence factor BrkB family protein, giving the protein MEEKEELKEKISLVKSYVSPERSQINVLTTKGFIQDLIYRIKNVDMSGMGAQLAYFFLLSFFPMLIFMVTLLPYLNLEQGQIFDFLSDVMPDEVYGLIETTLADVLNNQNGGLLSIGIIGTLWSASRGVDALMKALNRAYDVEGRAGFLNRLWSLVFTVALVAVILIALLFPVFGQQIGNIVFGYFGVEESFTTIWTFVRWIMPPTLIFIVISIMYWIVPNTDPRLTMFSVIPGAVFATLGWLVLTYGFSFYINNFGNYSSTYGSIGGVIILMLWLYFTGMILILGGLLNASFQKRQLAKESKKQAKSPVF; this is encoded by the coding sequence ATGGAAGAAAAAGAAGAACTAAAAGAAAAGATCTCACTAGTTAAATCATATGTTTCGCCCGAGCGCAGCCAAATAAATGTATTGACGACAAAAGGGTTCATCCAGGATTTAATTTATCGAATTAAGAATGTGGACATGTCAGGCATGGGGGCACAGCTGGCCTATTTTTTCCTGTTATCATTTTTCCCGATGCTTATTTTTATGGTAACGCTTTTACCGTATTTAAATTTGGAACAAGGGCAAATATTCGACTTTTTAAGTGATGTAATGCCTGACGAAGTATATGGACTGATTGAAACTACGCTAGCTGATGTTTTAAATAATCAAAACGGCGGACTGCTTTCAATCGGTATTATTGGTACGCTCTGGTCTGCCTCAAGAGGTGTTGATGCACTGATGAAAGCATTAAACCGTGCGTACGATGTTGAAGGCAGAGCAGGGTTTTTAAACCGTTTATGGTCACTTGTTTTTACAGTTGCATTAGTGGCAGTTATTTTAATCGCCCTGTTATTCCCGGTGTTTGGTCAGCAAATCGGTAATATCGTTTTCGGCTATTTTGGTGTAGAGGAATCATTCACAACCATTTGGACCTTTGTGCGCTGGATTATGCCGCCAACACTTATTTTCATCGTAATCTCAATCATGTATTGGATTGTTCCGAATACCGACCCGCGATTAACGATGTTTAGTGTTATTCCAGGAGCTGTATTTGCGACATTGGGCTGGCTTGTATTAACTTACGGATTCTCATTCTATATTAACAATTTCGGAAATTACAGCTCAACATACGGAAGTATCGGCGGGGTCATTATATTAATGCTTTGGCTCTATTTCACAGGAATGATTCTCATCCTTGGCGGATTACTAAACGCATCATTCCAAAAAAGACAGCTTGCAAAGGAAAGCAAAAAGCAAGCTAAATCACCTGTTTTTTAA
- a CDS encoding YtxH domain-containing protein, translated as MKSKLLPFIAIGAVTGAAISMLDKQTREHTVETAKKAKDTVAYYSENRDELMALVETKMEQAQSLYGTVNNGVQTIMQNQNDIKELPATIQSMVSETIQAFSKKDDQIG; from the coding sequence ATGAAAAGTAAACTATTACCTTTTATAGCGATTGGAGCTGTAACTGGAGCAGCAATTAGTATGTTGGATAAACAAACTAGAGAGCATACTGTTGAAACAGCCAAAAAAGCGAAGGATACAGTAGCGTATTATTCCGAAAACCGCGATGAATTAATGGCATTGGTAGAAACAAAAATGGAACAAGCGCAATCATTGTATGGAACAGTAAATAATGGTGTCCAAACAATTATGCAAAATCAAAATGATATTAAAGAGTTACCAGCTACAATTCAAAGTATGGTTTCTGAAACGATTCAGGCTTTCTCGAAAAAGGATGATCAAATCGGGTAA
- a CDS encoding DUF1128 domain-containing protein, whose amino-acid sequence MDLSNPSQQNVVYMIEQIKEKLRMVNVDAMQSSSFDEEKYEDLQYLYEMVMKRDSFSPSEMNAIVAELGALRK is encoded by the coding sequence ATGGACTTATCAAATCCGTCGCAGCAAAATGTCGTCTATATGATTGAGCAGATTAAAGAAAAACTTCGTATGGTAAATGTTGATGCTATGCAGTCTTCTTCATTTGATGAAGAAAAATACGAAGATCTACAATATTTATATGAAATGGTTATGAAACGCGATTCATTCAGCCCAAGTGAAATGAATGCCATCGTAGCAGAACTAGGCGCCCTTCGTAAATAA
- a CDS encoding pseudouridine-5'-phosphate glycosidase yields the protein MEQYLSYSQEVLEAKEKGLPIVALESTIISHGMPYPQNVQTAREVEQIIRDGGAVPATIALIDGKIKIGLSDEELEMFGNAQGVAKTSRRDIGYLLATKKIGATTVAATMICAELAGIELFVTGGIGGVHRGAETTMDISADLEELAMTNVAVVCAGAKSILDIGLTLEYLETKGVPVIGYGTDKLPAFYARESEFDVNIRVDSAEETAAILRAKWDLGLRGGALIANPIPVEDAMESSVIDGIIENALNEAKEQGIAGKNVTPFLLGKVKELTEGKSLDANIALVKHNARVGAKIAVELNK from the coding sequence ATGGAACAATATTTATCATATTCACAAGAGGTATTAGAAGCTAAAGAGAAAGGCTTACCGATCGTCGCATTGGAATCAACAATTATTTCACACGGTATGCCGTATCCACAAAATGTACAAACAGCTCGCGAAGTGGAACAAATCATTCGTGATGGCGGTGCAGTGCCGGCAACAATCGCATTAATCGATGGAAAAATTAAAATCGGTTTATCTGATGAAGAATTAGAAATGTTCGGTAATGCTCAAGGTGTAGCAAAAACAAGCCGTCGTGATATCGGCTATTTACTTGCAACAAAAAAAATCGGTGCAACGACTGTAGCAGCAACAATGATCTGTGCTGAACTTGCTGGCATTGAATTATTCGTAACAGGCGGTATTGGTGGAGTTCACCGCGGTGCTGAAACAACAATGGATATTTCTGCAGACTTGGAAGAGCTGGCAATGACAAATGTTGCTGTAGTATGTGCAGGTGCAAAATCAATTTTAGATATCGGCTTAACATTGGAATACCTTGAAACAAAAGGTGTACCGGTAATCGGTTACGGAACAGATAAATTGCCTGCATTCTACGCACGTGAAAGTGAATTCGATGTAAATATCCGTGTTGATTCTGCAGAAGAAACTGCCGCAATTTTACGCGCAAAATGGGATTTAGGTCTACGTGGCGGTGCATTGATCGCTAACCCAATTCCAGTAGAAGATGCTATGGAATCAAGTGTAATCGACGGAATTATTGAAAATGCATTAAATGAAGCAAAAGAACAAGGTATTGCTGGTAAAAATGTAACGCCATTCCTACTAGGTAAAGTGAAAGAACTGACAGAAGGCAAATCACTTGATGCAAATATTGCCCTTGTAAAACATAATGCCCGAGTAGGCGCAAAAATTGCTGTCGAATTAAATAAATAA
- a CDS encoding carbohydrate kinase translates to MNEKEKLIFQLIKRNPYLSQQEMAEQLGMSRPALANMISSLIKRGEILGRAYVLPEKNQIIAIGGANIDRKFTIEQNVQLGTSNPAAVTESVGGVARNIAENLGRLGNRVSLITVMGEDHDSAFIEQNCKSMMNVDLVEKLSDYNTGSYTAVLDNTGELVISMANMEIYDQLLPSILKKHEAILQNASCIVIDLNSPLETVEYIRKFAIERNIALAVIPVSSPKMKHMPQDLNGIRYFICNRDEGESYLNVKLDTFSHYDKAVNMLMQKGAEHVVLTLGEHGVMVGNEGKVVHYKAIATRNIVDVTGAGDAFVSAFLHGVLNDEVLEEAIQLGLINASKTLQSDKTVREDLTKDNLLEWRNL, encoded by the coding sequence TTGAATGAAAAGGAAAAATTAATTTTTCAATTAATAAAAAGAAATCCCTACTTATCACAACAGGAAATGGCAGAACAACTTGGTATGTCCAGGCCGGCGCTTGCCAACATGATTTCATCGCTCATAAAACGTGGAGAAATTTTAGGACGTGCCTATGTTTTGCCGGAAAAAAATCAAATCATTGCAATTGGTGGTGCCAATATCGATCGTAAATTCACTATTGAGCAAAATGTCCAGCTGGGGACTTCCAATCCTGCTGCGGTTACAGAATCTGTAGGCGGTGTAGCCCGTAATATCGCAGAAAACTTAGGACGTTTAGGCAACCGTGTTTCCCTTATTACTGTAATGGGTGAAGATCATGATAGTGCATTTATTGAACAAAATTGTAAAAGTATGATGAATGTGGATTTAGTAGAGAAATTAAGCGATTATAATACAGGTTCCTATACAGCAGTACTTGATAATACGGGCGAACTTGTAATATCAATGGCAAATATGGAGATTTATGATCAGCTGTTGCCGAGTATTTTAAAGAAGCACGAAGCAATATTACAAAATGCCAGCTGTATTGTCATTGATTTAAACAGTCCACTGGAGACAGTAGAATATATTAGGAAATTTGCAATAGAGCGTAATATCGCATTGGCGGTTATCCCTGTTTCTTCACCTAAAATGAAGCATATGCCGCAAGATCTGAACGGTATACGCTACTTTATTTGCAACCGTGATGAAGGGGAAAGCTATTTAAATGTGAAGCTGGATACATTCAGCCATTATGACAAGGCTGTTAATATGTTGATGCAAAAAGGAGCGGAACATGTTGTTCTCACTTTAGGCGAGCACGGAGTTATGGTAGGTAATGAAGGCAAGGTAGTACATTACAAGGCCATTGCAACGAGAAATATAGTAGATGTTACCGGTGCCGGGGACGCATTTGTCAGTGCATTTTTACACGGTGTATTAAACGATGAGGTGCTTGAAGAGGCAATCCAGCTCGGGTTGATAAATGCATCGAAAACTTTACAATCAGATAAAACAGTTCGTGAAGATTTAACAAAAGATAACTTACTTGAATGGAGGAATTTATAA